One genomic window of Angustibacter sp. Root456 includes the following:
- the glyA gene encoding serine hydroxymethyltransferase — translation MSQPNALNEPLHSVDPEVAAALDAELRRQESTLEMVASENFAPLAVMQAQGSVATNKYAEGYPGRRYYGGCEHVDVIEQLAIDRAKQLFGAEFANVQPHSGAQANTAVYFALLQPGDTILGLDLAHGGHLTHGMRLNYSGKHFDVVPYHTGADGRVDLDEVRALARERRPRMIVAGWSAYPRVLDFAAFRSIADEVGALLMVDMAQFAGLVAAGLHPSPVPHAHVTTSTTHKTLGGPRGGIILTDDPALAKRINSAVFPGMQGGPLEHVIAGKAVCFALAMSPAFRDRQQRTLEGARLIAERLAQSDVRSAGVEIVSGGTDVHLVLVNLVESELDGRQAEDRLHALGITVNRNAVPHDPRPPMVTSGLRLGTPALAARGFGAAEFAEVADIIAAALSSGAAEPAVADLRARVEALAAAHPLYPSVAPLSEPALTH, via the coding sequence ATGAGCCAGCCCAACGCACTGAACGAGCCGCTGCACAGCGTCGACCCCGAGGTGGCCGCTGCACTGGATGCCGAGCTGCGGCGTCAGGAGTCGACCCTGGAGATGGTCGCGTCGGAGAACTTCGCTCCGCTGGCGGTCATGCAGGCCCAGGGCTCGGTGGCGACCAACAAGTACGCCGAGGGCTACCCGGGACGGCGCTACTACGGCGGCTGCGAGCACGTCGACGTCATCGAGCAGCTGGCCATCGACCGCGCCAAGCAGCTGTTCGGCGCCGAGTTCGCCAACGTCCAGCCGCACTCCGGCGCCCAGGCCAACACCGCCGTCTACTTCGCGCTGCTGCAGCCCGGTGACACGATCCTCGGTCTCGACCTCGCCCACGGCGGTCACCTCACCCACGGCATGCGGCTGAACTACTCCGGAAAGCACTTCGACGTCGTGCCGTATCACACCGGGGCCGACGGCCGGGTCGACCTGGACGAGGTGCGCGCGCTGGCTCGCGAGCGCCGGCCCCGGATGATCGTGGCGGGCTGGTCGGCGTACCCGAGGGTCCTGGACTTCGCCGCCTTCCGGTCGATCGCCGACGAGGTGGGCGCGCTGCTCATGGTCGACATGGCGCAATTCGCCGGCCTGGTGGCCGCGGGCCTGCACCCCAGCCCGGTACCGCACGCGCACGTCACGACGTCGACCACCCACAAGACCCTCGGTGGGCCGCGCGGCGGGATCATCCTCACCGACGACCCCGCCCTCGCCAAGCGGATCAACTCCGCGGTCTTCCCCGGCATGCAAGGCGGACCGCTCGAGCACGTCATCGCGGGCAAGGCGGTGTGCTTCGCCCTGGCGATGTCGCCCGCGTTCCGCGACCGTCAGCAGCGCACCCTCGAGGGCGCGCGCCTGATCGCCGAGCGCCTGGCTCAGTCGGACGTGCGCTCGGCGGGCGTCGAGATCGTCAGCGGCGGCACCGACGTCCACCTGGTGCTGGTCAACCTCGTCGAGTCCGAGCTGGACGGCCGGCAGGCCGAGGACCGGCTGCACGCCCTGGGGATCACGGTGAACCGCAACGCGGTGCCGCACGACCCGCGACCGCCCATGGTGACGTCGGGCCTGCGCCTCGGCACCCCGGCGCTGGCCGCGCGCGGCTTCGGTGCCGCCGAGTTCGCCGAGGTGGCCGACATCATCGCGGCCGCGCTGAGCAGTGGTGCTGCCGAGCCCGCCGTCGCCGACCTGCGGGCACGGGTCGAGGCGCTGGCTGCCGCGCACCCGCTCTACCCCTCGGTGGCGCCGCTGTCGGAGCCGGCGCTCACGCACTAG